A genomic window from Winogradskyella sp. J14-2 includes:
- the bshB1 gene encoding bacillithiol biosynthesis deacetylase BshB1, whose product MKLDILAIGAHPDDVELGCGATIAKEVANGKKVGIIDLTRGELGTRGTADTRDVEAFNAAKILNVAMRTNMEFADGFFVNDKAHQIELIKEIRKYRPEIILCNAIEDRHIDHAKGSKLVSDACFLSGLRKINTKHVDEDDWQAPWRPKAVYHYMQWKDLEPDIVVDITGFIEKKMEAVLAYKTQFYDPDSKEPETPISSKNFTDSIIYRARNAGRLVGIEYGEGFNVERYPAVDSLFDLK is encoded by the coding sequence ATGAAATTAGATATTTTAGCTATTGGCGCTCATCCCGACGATGTAGAATTAGGTTGCGGTGCTACAATTGCCAAAGAGGTAGCAAATGGCAAAAAAGTAGGTATTATAGATTTAACAAGAGGAGAACTTGGAACTAGAGGGACTGCAGACACTAGAGACGTAGAAGCTTTTAACGCAGCAAAAATTCTAAATGTAGCCATGCGAACCAATATGGAATTTGCCGATGGCTTTTTTGTTAATGATAAGGCGCACCAAATAGAACTTATAAAAGAAATACGAAAGTACAGGCCAGAAATAATTTTGTGTAACGCTATTGAAGACAGGCATATAGACCATGCTAAAGGTAGCAAGCTTGTTAGTGATGCTTGTTTTTTGAGCGGACTAAGAAAAATTAACACAAAACATGTAGATGAAGATGATTGGCAAGCCCCTTGGAGACCTAAAGCTGTATATCATTACATGCAATGGAAAGACTTAGAACCAGATATTGTGGTTGATATTACAGGTTTTATTGAAAAAAAGATGGAAGCCGTTTTAGCCTACAAAACGCAGTTTTATGATCCTGATAGTAAGGAGCCCGAAACTCCTATTTCTAGTAAAAACTTTACTGATAGTATTATTTATAGGGCAAGAAACGCTGGGAGACTCGTTGGTATTGAATACGGTGAAGGGTTTAATGTAGAACGCTATCCTGCGGTTGATTCTTTATTTGATTTAAAATAA